CgtaggcagcactcgttgcgaaggcagcactccctgcgagggCAGcaatctgtgcgaaggcagcactccgtgcgaaggcagcactccttgcgaagacaccaCTCCTTGCAaagtcagcactctgtgcaaaggcagcactccttgcgaaggcagcactctttgcaaaggcagcactccgtgcgtaggcaccaccccttgggaaggcagcactccttgcggaggcagcacaccctgcgaaggcagcactccttgcgatggctgcactccatgcgaagtcagcactccgtgcgaaggcatcactccctGCAAAAGCAGCACTCGGTGCggtggcagcactcctagcgaaggcagcactccttgcgaaggcatgacaccttgcgaaggcagcactcccagcgaaggcagcactccaagcgaaggcagcactccaagcgaaggcagcaATCCAAGCGAAGGCAGTAttccaagcgaaggcagcactccaagcgaaggtagcactcctagcaaaggctgcactctgtgcgaaggctgcactccgtgcgaaggcagcactccgtgcaaacgcagcactctgtgcgaaggcagcactcctaccgaaggcagcactccttacgaaggcagttctcctagcgaaggcagcactcctagcgaaggcagcacttcttgcgaaggcagcactccttgcgaaggcagaaatcTGTTAAAAGGCAGTACTCTTCGTagccaccactccttgcgaaggcagcacactttgcgaaggcagcactccttgcgaaggcagcactcctagcgaaggcagttccccttgcgaaggcagcactcctagcgaaggcagcacaccttgcgaaggcagcactccttgcaaccgcagcactccttgcgaaggaagcactccttgcgaatgcaacactccttgcgaaggcagcactccttgcgaaggcagcattccctgtgaaggcagcactcactgggaaggcagcattcctagcgaaggcagcactccgtgccaagggagcactccttgggaaggcagcactccttgcgaaggcagcactcttgtgaaggcagcactccttgcgaaggcagcactcttgtgaaggcagcactccgtgctaaggcagcactccttgtgaaggcagcactccttcgacggcagcactccttgcgaaggcagcactccttgcaaaggcagcactccttgcgaaggcagcactctgtgtaaaggcagcactacgtgcgaaggctgcactctctgcaaaattagcactctgtgcgaaggcagcactacgtttgtaggcaccactccttgcgaaggcagcactccttgcgaaggcagcactccctgcgagggcagcactctgtgcaaaggcagcactctgtgcaaaggcagcactccttgcgaaggcagcactctttgcaaaggcagcactccgtgcataggcaccaccccttgggaaggcagcactccttgcggaggcagcacaccctgcgaaggcagcactccttgcgatggctgcactccatgcgaagtcagcactccatgcgaaggcagcactccctgcgaaatcAGCACTcggtgcggaggcagcactcctagcgaaggcagcactccttgcgaaggcagcactccttgcgaaggcagcactccttgcgaaggcagcactccttgcgaaggcagcactccttgtgaaggcagcacaccatgcgaaggcagcactccttgcgaaggcagcactccttgcgaaggcagcactccttgcgaaggcagcactccttgcgaaggcagcactccaagcgaaggcagcactccaagcgaaggcagcactccaagcgaaggcagcactccttgcgaaggcaccactccttgcgaaggcaccactccttgcaaatgcagcactctgcgcaaaggcagtattcctagcgaaggcagcactccttgcgaaggtagcactcgtagcaaaggctgcactctgtgcgaaggctgcactccgtgcgaaggcagcactccgtgcaaaggcagcactctgtgcgaaggcagcactcctagcgaaggcagttctcctagcgaaggcagcactcctagcgaaggcagcactccttgcgaaggcagcactccttgtgacggtagcactccttgcgaaggcagcaatccttgtgaaggcaacactccttgcgaaggcagcactccttgcgaaggcagcactccttgcgaaggcagcactcctagcaaaggcagcactccttgcaaaggcagcactccttgcgaatgcagcactctgcgcaaaggcagtattcctagcgaaggcagcactccttgcgaaggtagcactcctagcaaaggctgcactctgtgcgaaggctgcactcctagcgaaggaagcactccttgcgaaggcagcactcctagcataggcagcactccttgcaaaggcagcactcctagcgaaggcagcactccttgcgaaggcagcaatccttgcgaaggcagcaatccttgtgaaggcagaactctgtgaaaaggcagcactcttcgtaggcaccactccttgcaaaggcagcaccctttgcgaaggcagcactccttgcgaaggcagcactccgtgccaaggaagcactccttgggaaggcagcactccttgcgaaggcagcactcttgtgaaagcagcactccttgcgaaggcagcactctgtgcaaaggcagcactcattgctaaggcagcactccttgtgaaggcagcactccttcgacggcagcactccttgcgaaggcagcactccttgcaaaggcagcactccttgcgaaggcagcactctgtgtaaaggcagcactacgtgcgaaggctgcactgtgtGCAAAATTAgctctctgtgcgaaggcagcactacgtttgTAGgtaccactccttgcgaaggcagcacccctggAATGGCAGCACCCCCTGCGAAGGTAGCCttccttgcgaacgcagcactccttgcgaaggcagtaccccttgcgaaggaagcactccttgcaaaggcagcactccgagcataggcaccatcccttgcgaaggcagctctccctgcgaaggcagcactcctaacgaacgcagcactccttgtgaaggctgcactccttacgaaggcagcactccttgcaaagggagcactccttgcgaaggcagcactccttgcaaagggagcactccttgcaaaggcagcactccatgtgaaggcagcactccttgccaaggcagcactctgtgcaaaggcagcactccctgcgaaggcagcactaggtgcgaaggcagcactcctagcgaaggcagcactctgtgcaaagacaccaccccttgcgaatgcagcactacctgcaaaggcagcactcctaacgaaggcagcactcctagcgaagggagcactccttgcacaggcagcactccttgtgaaggcagcactccttgcgaaggcagcactccttgcgaacgcagcactccttgcaaaggcagcactccttgcgaatgcagcactccttgcaaaggcagcactccttgcacaggcagcaatcctagcgaaggcagcaatccttgcgaaggcagcactctgtgcagaaGCATCACtccgtgcgtaggcaccactccttgcgaagggagcacactttgcaaatgcagcactccttgcgaaggcagcactgctagagaaggcagcactccttgcgaagtaaGCACTCCCTGCGCAGTCAGCAttacttgcaaaggcagcactcctagcgaaggcagtattcctagcgaaggcagcactccttgcgaaggcagcactccttgcgaaggcagcactccctgcgaaggcagcactccctgcgaaggcagcactcggtgcgaaggcagcactccttacgaaagcaccactccttgcgaaggcagcactctgtgcgaaggcagcactcagtgcaaaggcagcactacttgcgaaggcataactctgtgcaaaggcagcactccgtgcgaaggcagcactccgtgcgaaggcagcactccttgcgaaggcagcactccttgcaaaggcagcactatgaGCAAAGGCAGCACTATGAGCAAAGGCTGCACTATGAGCAAAGGCTGATCTCCGTACGTAGGCACCaccacttgcgaaggcagcactcgttgcgaatgcagcactccctgcgagggcagcactctgtgcgaaggcagcactccgtgcgaaggcagcactccttgcgaagacaccactccttgcaaaggcagcactctatgcaaaggcagcacttcttgcgaaggcagcactctttgcgaaggcagcactccttgcgaaggcagcactcgtagcGAAGGCAGTtctcctagcgaaggctgcactcctagcgaaggcagcactccttgcgaaagcagcactcattgcgaccgcagcactccttgcgaaagcagcactccttgcaaccgcagcactccttgcgaaggaagcactccttgcgaaggcaacacgacttgcgaaggcagcactccttgcgaaggcagcactccctgcgaacgcagcactctgtgcggaggctgcactccgtgcgaagggagcactccgtgtgaaggcatcactccctgcgaaagcagcactcgTTGCGGagaaagcactccttgcgaaggtagcactccttgcgaaggcagcactccaagcgaaggcagcactccttgcgaaggcagcactccttgcgaaggcagcactccttgcgaaggcagcactccttgcgaaggcagcactctgtgcaaatgcagcactccttgcaaaggcaccaccccttgcgaaggcaccactccttgcgaatgcagcactctgcacaaaggcagcattcctagcgaaggcagcactccttgcgaaggtagcacacctagcaaaggcagcactctgtgcgaaggcagcactccgtgcgaaggcagcactccatgcgaaggcagcactacttgcgtaggcaccaccctttgcgaaggcagcactccctgcaaaggcaacactccgtgcggaggctgcactccgtgcgaagggagcactccgtgtgaaggcatcactccctgcgaaagcagcactcggTGCGGagaaagcactccttgcgaaggtagcactccttgcgaaggcagcactccaagcgaaggcagcactccaagcgaaggcaacactccaagcgaaggcagcattccttgcgaaggtagcacacCTAGCAaacgcagcactccgtgcgaaggaagcactccttgggaaggcagcactcctagcaaaggcagcaatCCGTGCTAAGGCtgaactccgtgcgaaggcagcactccgtgcaaaggcagcactcctagcaaaggcagcactaccTGCGTAGGCACCaccctttgcgaaggcagcactccctgcaaaggcagcactccctgcaaaggcagcactcctagcaaaggcagcactaccTGCGTAGGCACCaccctttgcgaaggcagcactccctgcaaaggcagcactcactgcaaaggcagcactcctagcaaaggcagcactcctagcaaaggcagcactccgtgcgaaggaatcactccttgcgaaggcagcactctgtgcaaaggcaagcACTATGTGCTAAGGCTgaactccatgcgaaggcagcaatccgtgcaaaggcagccttctgtgcgaaggcagcactcctcccgaaggcagcactccttgcgaaggcaacactccttgcgaaggcagcactccttagtaaggcagcaatccttgcgaaggcagaactctgtgaaagggcagcactctgtgcgtaggcgccactccttgcgaaggcagcactctttgcgaaggcagcactccttgcgaaggcagcactcctagcgaaggcaggtCTCCTAGCGAAGGCAGGTCTCCTAGCGAAGGCAGGTCTCctagagaaggcagcactcctagcgaaggcagcactccttgcgaaggcagcgctccttgcgaaggcagcgctccttgcgaaggcagcgctccttgcgaaggcagcactccttgtgaaggcagcactgcttgcgaaggcagcactccttgcgaaggcagcactccttgcgaacgcagcactccttgcgaaggaagcactccttgcgaaggcaacactcctttgcaaggagtgcttccttcgcaaggagtactgccttcgcaaggagtgctacgtTCGCAAGGAAGGCTACCTTCGCAGGGGGTGCTGCCTTTccagggagtgcagccttcgcacgtagtgctgcctttacacagagtgctgccttcgcaaggattgctgcctttgcaaggagtgctcccttcgcaaggagtgctgccgtcgaaggagtgctgccttcacaaggagtgctaccttagcacggagtgctgcctttgcacagagtgctgccttcgcaaggagtgctgcctgcacaagagtgctgccttcgcgaggagtgctgccttcccaaggagtgctcccttggcacggagtgctgccttcgctaggagtgctgccttcgcagtgagtgctgccttcacagggagtgctgctttcgcaaggagtgctgccttcgcaaggagtgctgccttcgcaaggagtgttgccttcgcaaggagtgttgccttcgcaaggagtgcttccttcgcaaggagtgctgcggtcgcaaggagtgctgccttcgcaaggagtgctgccttcgctaggagtgctgccttcgcaaggggaactgccttcgctaggagtcctgcattcgcaaggaatgctgccttcgcaaagagtgctgccttcgcaaggagtggtgcctacgaatagtgctgccttttcacagagttctgccttcgcaaggattactgccttcgcaaggagtgctgccttcgctaggagtgctgcctttgcaaggagtgctgcctttgctaggaaaactgccttcgcaaggagtgctgccttcgcacggagtgcagccttc
Above is a window of Schistocerca cancellata isolate TAMUIC-IGC-003103 chromosome 11, iqSchCanc2.1, whole genome shotgun sequence DNA encoding:
- the LOC126108180 gene encoding uncharacterized protein LOC126108180 yields the protein MSAAFARSAAFARSAAFARRTAFATSAAFARSAAFAKSAAFARRSAAFATSAAFASGGAYVRRSAFAHSAAFAHSAAFAHSAAFARSAAFARSAAFARSAAFARSAAFAQSYAFASSAAFALSAAFAQSAAFARSGAFVRSAAFAPSAAFAGSAAFAGSAAFARSAAFARSAAFARNTAFARSAAFASNADCAGSAYFARSAAFSSSAAFARSAAFAKCAPFARSGAYARSDASAQSAAFARIAAFARIAACARSAAFARSAAFARSAAFARSAAFARSAAFARSAAFTRSAACARSAPFARSAAFVRSAAFAGSAAFARGGVFAQSAAFARSAAFAPSAAFAGSAAFAQSAALARSAAFTWSAAFARSAPFARSAAFARSAPFARSAAFVRSAAFTRSAAFVRSAAFAGRAAFARDGAYARSAAFARSASFARECCLRKECCLCKECCLRKECCRRRSAAFTRSAALAMSAAFAQSAAFARSAAFTRVLPSQGVLPSQGVLPWHGVLPSQGVLPSQRVLPLQGVVPTKSAAFSQSSAFTRIAAFARIAAFARSAAFARSAAFARSAAYARSAAFARSASFARSAAFAQSAAFARSATFARSAAFARNTAFAQSAAFARSAAFARSAAFARSAAFARSAAFARSAAFARSVAFTRIAAFARSATVTRSAAFARSAAFARSAAFARRTAFARSAAFAQSAAFARSAAFARSAAFAQSAAFATSATFARSAAFARNTAFAQSAAFARSGAFARSGAFARSAAFAWSAAFAWSAAFAWSAAFARSAAFARSAAFARSAAFARSAAFAWCAAFTRSAAFARSAAFARSAAFARSAAFARSAAFARSAASAPSADFAGSAAFAWSADFAWSAAIARSAAFAGCAASARSAAFPRGGAYARSAAFAKSAAFARSAAFAQSAAFAQSAALAGSAAFARSAAFARSGAYKRSAAFAQSANFAESAAFARSAAFTQSAAFARSAAFARSAAFARSAAVEGVLPSQGVLP